Proteins encoded in a region of the Agromyces protaetiae genome:
- a CDS encoding MFS transporter, producing the protein MLIASDGPREAGDPGVPRRSPRAWIVLLACTAQFLVVLDVSLVTVAVPSIARSLGLDELSMSWVVSAYTVAFAAVLLTGGRLCDVLGAKRTFVLAGALFAATAVVGALSVSGEMLIVARAAQGVAAALLAPTSLTLLQNVPDPRARLRAVAAWSATSSVGGALGATLGGVLLLAWPWPAVLGFEAAAALVATVAAVFALPAVARGTGRAFDGIGAIALAVTIAAAIVALVETGTSGPAAATSWIALGAAVLGAIVVIVRRRRAPDASLLPPALLRQPRITAANLLILLVAMACFPLWYLLTLTLQAGHQLTPFVSGLLFLVPSAAVVLGSLAVPVLGRRLALRTILLVGTAIATCGLAGLALGATGGELWLGTVLPATAVALGMGLLFTTLTSTATQDPPAGTAGLAAGLVNTSRQVGSAIGLAVVTIAYANTASIVIAFAAAAAAGAVAVVVTVLVRRAIARVVSEGE; encoded by the coding sequence GTGCTGATCGCATCGGACGGCCCGCGCGAGGCGGGAGACCCGGGGGTTCCCCGTCGCTCGCCCCGCGCGTGGATCGTGCTGCTCGCCTGCACCGCGCAGTTCCTGGTCGTCCTCGACGTGTCGCTCGTCACCGTCGCGGTGCCGTCTATCGCACGGTCGCTCGGGCTGGACGAGCTGTCGATGTCGTGGGTCGTGAGCGCCTACACCGTCGCGTTCGCCGCGGTGCTGCTCACGGGCGGACGCCTGTGCGACGTGCTCGGCGCGAAACGCACCTTCGTGCTCGCCGGGGCGCTCTTCGCCGCGACGGCGGTCGTGGGCGCGCTGAGCGTGAGCGGGGAGATGCTCATCGTGGCGCGTGCCGCGCAGGGCGTCGCCGCGGCCCTGCTCGCACCCACCTCGCTCACGCTGCTGCAGAACGTGCCCGACCCGCGCGCCCGCCTCCGCGCCGTGGCCGCGTGGAGCGCCACCTCGAGCGTGGGTGGCGCGCTGGGCGCCACCCTCGGCGGGGTGCTGCTGCTCGCGTGGCCGTGGCCGGCCGTGCTGGGCTTCGAGGCCGCTGCGGCGCTCGTCGCCACGGTCGCCGCGGTGTTCGCACTGCCCGCCGTGGCGCGCGGCACGGGGCGCGCCTTCGACGGGATCGGCGCCATCGCGCTCGCGGTGACGATCGCCGCCGCCATCGTCGCGCTCGTGGAGACCGGGACGTCCGGCCCGGCAGCGGCCACGAGTTGGATCGCGCTCGGGGCGGCGGTGCTCGGCGCGATCGTGGTGATCGTGCGCCGACGGCGCGCCCCCGACGCGAGCCTGCTCCCGCCCGCGCTGCTGCGTCAGCCGAGGATCACGGCGGCGAACCTGCTGATCCTGCTGGTCGCGATGGCGTGCTTCCCGCTCTGGTACCTGCTCACGCTGACCCTGCAGGCGGGACATCAGCTCACGCCGTTCGTGTCCGGCCTGCTGTTCCTGGTGCCCTCGGCCGCGGTCGTGCTGGGCTCGCTCGCCGTGCCCGTGCTCGGCCGCCGGCTCGCGCTGCGAACGATCCTGCTGGTCGGCACCGCGATCGCGACCTGCGGCCTCGCCGGGCTCGCGCTCGGCGCGACCGGGGGCGAGCTGTGGCTCGGGACCGTGCTGCCCGCGACCGCCGTCGCGCTCGGCATGGGCCTGCTGTTCACCACGCTGACCTCGACGGCGACGCAGGACCCGCCCGCCGGTACGGCCGGCCTCGCAGCCGGACTCGTGAACACCTCGCGGCAGGTCGGCAGCGCGATCGGCCTCGCGGTCGTCACCATCGCCTACGCCAACACCGCGTCGATCGTAATCGCGTTCGCGGCGGCGGCCGCGGCCGGTGCGGTCGCCGTCGTCGTCACGGTGCTGGTGCGCCGTGCGATCGCGCGGGTCGTCTCCGAGGGCGAATGA
- a CDS encoding PucR family transcriptional regulator, with translation MTSLDPASLERELTTLALEGADWAGLLARFSDRTGLPVSLIGVHGEPLVMPTGDGAPRALSAGDIASAFAQSLAAIELSTDSGPATGMPVLSGTRRVGLLATPGAVEPRRVALLESARTAIAIEGVRRDTLRQARSENASQIVDELRYGSLRNPGRVARAALKFGITLDRPHRGVVFHYRGPQRHAWATAVAWLPTPTRMSGDLAWTVADEATVGELVRVQTRMQGIVGDEPLRMSVGASVRGGEHTAASFRSAESGLGLLLNRGDTTLSYDDLGAEQLLMELSVEQLHAFAARQIGPLLGRDDLMTTLRMWFELDGSRGAIAERLFLHRNSVGYRLGLIKQLLGADSFEPTRSPHLLAGLQAHQVALAMETFAALPTDDHSMTTPSPST, from the coding sequence GTGACCAGTCTCGATCCGGCCTCGCTCGAGCGAGAGCTCACCACCCTCGCCCTCGAAGGCGCCGACTGGGCAGGCCTGCTCGCCCGGTTCTCCGACCGGACGGGCCTGCCGGTGAGCCTCATCGGCGTGCACGGCGAGCCGCTCGTGATGCCGACCGGCGACGGTGCGCCCCGTGCGCTCTCCGCCGGAGACATCGCGAGCGCGTTCGCGCAGAGCCTCGCCGCGATCGAGCTGTCGACCGACTCCGGGCCGGCGACCGGCATGCCGGTGCTGTCGGGCACGCGCCGCGTGGGCCTGCTCGCGACCCCGGGTGCAGTGGAGCCGCGGCGCGTCGCCCTGCTCGAATCCGCACGCACCGCGATCGCGATCGAAGGCGTGCGCCGCGACACGCTGCGCCAGGCGCGGAGTGAGAACGCCAGCCAGATCGTCGATGAGCTGCGCTACGGCTCGCTCAGGAACCCGGGGCGCGTCGCACGCGCGGCCCTCAAGTTCGGCATCACCCTCGACCGGCCGCACCGCGGCGTCGTGTTCCACTACCGCGGGCCGCAGCGGCACGCGTGGGCGACCGCGGTCGCCTGGCTCCCGACCCCGACCAGGATGAGCGGCGATCTCGCGTGGACGGTCGCCGACGAGGCGACGGTCGGCGAACTCGTCCGGGTGCAGACCCGGATGCAGGGCATCGTCGGGGACGAGCCGTTGCGCATGAGCGTCGGCGCGTCGGTGCGCGGCGGCGAGCACACGGCCGCGTCCTTCCGTTCGGCCGAGTCCGGGCTCGGGCTGCTGCTGAACCGGGGCGACACGACGCTGTCGTATGACGACCTCGGCGCCGAACAGCTCCTCATGGAGCTCTCGGTCGAGCAACTGCACGCCTTCGCGGCGCGCCAGATCGGGCCCCTGCTCGGGCGGGACGACCTCATGACGACGCTGCGCATGTGGTTCGAGCTCGACGGCAGCCGCGGCGCGATCGCCGAGCGTCTCTTCCTGCACCGGAACTCGGTCGGCTACCGGCTCGGGCTGATCAAGCAGCTGCTCGGCGCCGACAGCTTCGAACCGACCAGATCACCGCACCTGCTCGCAGGCTTGCAGGCGCACCAGGTGGCGCTGGCCATGGAGACGTTCGCGGCGCTGCCGACCGACGATCACTCGATGACCACGCCCAGCCCGTCGACGTAG
- the aroC gene encoding chorismate synthase has product MLRWITSGESHGKALVGVIDGLPAGVEIEPETVAHALERRRWGYGRGARMKFEQDALEILGGVRHGRTLGSPVSLVIGNSEWPKWTEVMAVSAVDDEGRRYDEPDRMARGRGQALTRPRPGHADLAGMLKYGFDDIRPVLERASARETATRVALGAFAKELLKQALGVDVVGHVVGCGSVALPEGHYARPEDASRLDAEPMRCIDPETSARMQQEIDEYRAAGDTLGGVVEVLVYGLPPGIGSYVHGDRRLDAALGEAMLGIQAIKGVEIGDGFTTATRPGSRAHDEIEKAGERDGKLVIRRLSARAGGIEGGMSTGEAVRLRAALKPISSVPRALSTVDVATKEPASAIHQRSDVCAIVPTAVVAEYVTALTVARAVLEKFGGDSVEELRRNVQAYVDGLGVVIE; this is encoded by the coding sequence ATGCTCCGCTGGATCACCTCTGGTGAGTCGCACGGCAAGGCCCTCGTGGGCGTGATCGACGGCCTGCCGGCCGGCGTCGAGATCGAACCCGAGACGGTGGCCCACGCCCTCGAACGGCGGCGCTGGGGCTATGGGCGCGGAGCGCGCATGAAGTTCGAGCAGGACGCGCTCGAGATCCTCGGCGGTGTGCGTCACGGCCGGACCCTCGGTTCGCCCGTCTCGCTGGTGATCGGCAACTCCGAGTGGCCGAAGTGGACCGAGGTCATGGCCGTGTCGGCCGTCGACGACGAGGGCCGCCGCTACGACGAGCCCGATCGCATGGCGCGGGGTCGCGGTCAGGCCCTGACCCGTCCTCGTCCGGGGCACGCGGACCTCGCGGGCATGCTCAAGTACGGGTTCGACGACATCAGGCCGGTGCTCGAGCGCGCGAGCGCGCGCGAGACCGCGACCCGGGTCGCGCTCGGCGCGTTCGCGAAGGAGCTCTTGAAGCAGGCGCTCGGCGTCGACGTCGTCGGCCACGTGGTCGGCTGCGGCTCGGTCGCGCTGCCCGAGGGACACTACGCGCGGCCGGAGGATGCCTCGCGGCTCGACGCCGAACCGATGCGCTGCATCGACCCGGAGACCAGCGCGCGCATGCAGCAGGAGATCGACGAGTACCGCGCCGCAGGCGACACCCTCGGCGGCGTCGTCGAGGTGCTGGTCTACGGGCTGCCGCCCGGCATCGGGAGCTACGTGCACGGCGACCGCCGGCTCGACGCCGCGCTCGGCGAGGCCATGCTCGGCATCCAGGCGATCAAGGGCGTGGAGATCGGCGACGGTTTCACCACCGCGACGCGGCCGGGTTCGCGCGCGCACGACGAGATCGAGAAGGCGGGGGAGCGCGACGGCAAGCTCGTGATCCGCCGGCTCTCGGCACGCGCGGGCGGCATCGAAGGTGGAATGAGCACGGGCGAGGCCGTTCGGTTGCGCGCCGCGCTCAAGCCCATCTCGTCGGTGCCGCGTGCCCTGTCGACGGTCGACGTGGCGACCAAAGAGCCCGCGAGCGCGATCCATCAGCGCAGTGACGTCTGCGCGATCGTGCCGACCGCGGTCGTGGCCGAGTACGTCACGGCACTGACCGTCGCCCGCGCCGTGCTCGAGAAGTTCGGCGGCGACTCGGTCGAGGAGCTGCGCCGGAACGTGCAGGCCTACGTCGACGGGCTGGGCGTGGTCATCGAGTGA